Proteins encoded together in one Ipomoea triloba cultivar NCNSP0323 chromosome 4, ASM357664v1 window:
- the LOC116015250 gene encoding protein COP1 SUPPRESSOR 2 isoform X1: protein MKTGRNFRKRSFVDEEEDDEQDRRSALEEVKFLQKQREKKLGIPALPPTAQPAPGAGAGAGAGVSSNGMAGGLVSKKVNDKGEGDGEKDDLVLQDTFAQETAVMVEDPNMLRYIDQELAKKRGKNINVANEAEGEVKRAEDELYQIPEHLKVKRRNSEESSTQWTTGIAEIQLPIEYKLKNIEETEAAKKVLQEKRFMGRTKTDSSIPSSYTADYFHRGKDYAEKLRREHPELYKDRNFEDNSMESTANDSVTDVAVRRQAATDEFMLERFRKRERHRVMRR, encoded by the exons ATGAAGACAGGGAGGAATTTCCGCAAAAGAAGTTTTGTTGACGAAGAGGAAGACGACGAGCAAGACAGGAG ATCGGCTCTAGAGGAGGTGAAATTTCTTCAGAAGCAGAGGGAGAAGAAGCTAGGAATTCCTGCCCTTCCTCCCACAGCGCAGCCTGCTCCTGGCGCCGGCGcaggcgccggcgccggcgtcTCTAGCAATGGAATGGCGGGTGGTTTAGTTTCCAAGAAGGTTAACGACAAGGGCGAAGGGGACGGGGAGAAGGATGACTTGGTGTTGCAGGATACTTTTGCACAGGAAACTGCCGTAATGGTTGAAGATCCTAATAT GTTGAGATACATTGACCAAGAATTAGCAAAGAAAAGGGGTAAGAACATTAATGTGGCAAATGAAGCTGAGGGTGAAGTTAAGCGTGCTGAGGATGAACTATACCAAATTCCAGAGCATCTTAAA GTAAAGAGGCGCAATTCAGAAGAAAGCTCTACTCAATGGACTACCGGCATAGCCGAAATTCAGCTCCCCATTGA ATACAAACTTAAGAATATTGAGGAGACAGAGGCAGCTAAAAAGGTCCTACAGGAAAAGAGGTTTATGGGTCGGACCAAAACTGACTCTAGCATTCCATCAAGTTATACTGCAGACTATTTCCACCGTGGCAAGGATTATGCTGAGAAGCTTAGGAGAG AACATCCTGAACTATACAAGGATAGGAATTTTGAGGATAATAGCATGGAGTCTACAGCCAATGATTCAGTTACAGATGTAGCAGTAAGAAGGCAGGCTGCTACAGATGAGTTCATGCTTGAACGTTTCCGGAAACGTGAACGCCATCGTGTGATGCGGAGATAG
- the LOC116015250 gene encoding protein COP1 SUPPRESSOR 2 isoform X2 — translation MAGGLVSKKVNDKGEGDGEKDDLVLQDTFAQETAVMVEDPNMLRYIDQELAKKRGKNINVANEAEGEVKRAEDELYQIPEHLKVKRRNSEESSTQWTTGIAEIQLPIEYKLKNIEETEAAKKVLQEKRFMGRTKTDSSIPSSYTADYFHRGKDYAEKLRREHPELYKDRNFEDNSMESTANDSVTDVAVRRQAATDEFMLERFRKRERHRVMRR, via the exons ATGGCGGGTGGTTTAGTTTCCAAGAAGGTTAACGACAAGGGCGAAGGGGACGGGGAGAAGGATGACTTGGTGTTGCAGGATACTTTTGCACAGGAAACTGCCGTAATGGTTGAAGATCCTAATAT GTTGAGATACATTGACCAAGAATTAGCAAAGAAAAGGGGTAAGAACATTAATGTGGCAAATGAAGCTGAGGGTGAAGTTAAGCGTGCTGAGGATGAACTATACCAAATTCCAGAGCATCTTAAA GTAAAGAGGCGCAATTCAGAAGAAAGCTCTACTCAATGGACTACCGGCATAGCCGAAATTCAGCTCCCCATTGA ATACAAACTTAAGAATATTGAGGAGACAGAGGCAGCTAAAAAGGTCCTACAGGAAAAGAGGTTTATGGGTCGGACCAAAACTGACTCTAGCATTCCATCAAGTTATACTGCAGACTATTTCCACCGTGGCAAGGATTATGCTGAGAAGCTTAGGAGAG AACATCCTGAACTATACAAGGATAGGAATTTTGAGGATAATAGCATGGAGTCTACAGCCAATGATTCAGTTACAGATGTAGCAGTAAGAAGGCAGGCTGCTACAGATGAGTTCATGCTTGAACGTTTCCGGAAACGTGAACGCCATCGTGTGATGCGGAGATAG
- the LOC116015100 gene encoding uncharacterized protein LOC116015100, with protein MQTKVSSHFPIDWQYPAGRRLPYSCCVQAGFHSYTSTAPAPALIFCTNPNLTCRKYSPAKFTSSAKWSSNASPDDVEVSCSDGFSEAGGEVVLDDGIELVIEKSGKNQRTIRSKVAVNASLQTVWDVLTDYERLADFIPGLAVSQLLQKEPNFARLFQIGQQSIAFGMKFDAKGIVDCYEKDLQILPYGQRRDIDFKMIEGDFKVFEGKWSVEQCNTLGEPRDSSVCQELHTTLFYVVRVEPKLWFPVRILESRICKEIKVNLSCVREEAQRMYHSNRPSV; from the exons ATGCAAACCAAGGTGAGCTCCCATTTTCCAATAGACTGGCAATATCCGGCAGGGCGCCGGTTGCCGTACTCCTGCTGTGTGCAAGCCGGTTTCCATTCCTATACATCCACAGCCCCCGCCCCAGCCCTAATTTTCTGCACAAACCCTAACCTTACTTGTCGGAAATATTCACCGGCCAAATTTACATCTTCTGCAAAATGGAGTTCGAACGCTTCGCCAGACGACGTCGAGGTTTCGTGTTCAGATGGCTTCTCTGAGGCGGGCGGAGAAGTTGTACTCGATGATGGCATTGAACTTGTGATTGAAAAGTCGGGCAAAAATCAACGCACGATTAGGTCCAAAGTTGCCGTGAATGCGAGCCTCCAGACTGTGTGGGACGTCCTGACGGATTATGAAAGATTAGCAGACTTCATTCCTGGTCTTGCAGTCAGCCAGTTGCTTCAGAAAGAGCCCAATTTCGCCCGTCTTTTTCAG ATTGGACAACAAAGCATTGCATTTGGGATGAAATTTGATGCTAAAGGTATTGTAGATTGTTACGAGAAAGATCTCCAAATCCTTCCATATGGTCAAAGGCGTGATATTGACTTTAAGATGATAGAAGGtgactttaaagtctttgaaggaaAGTGGTCAGTTGAACAG TGCAATACATTGGGAGAACCACGTGATTCTTCAGTATGCCAAGAATTACATACAACTCTCTTCTATGTTGTCCGTGTGGAGCCTAAGTTATGGTTTCCCGTACGCATTCTTGAAAGTAGAATCTGTAAAGAGATCAAAGTTAACCTATCTTGTGTTCGAGAAGAAGCACAGAGAATGTATCACAGCAATCGTCCATCTGTTTAG
- the LOC116014820 gene encoding uncharacterized protein LOC116014820 isoform X2 — protein MNTNGNNKDDGKGIAGGGDEACWMGNKVKEFLKKEVPEWDDEANVRARFKAFSGQRCDWEPLYLFWRDLILKVARHLRVFIIRPSQLKMIWFSRADGLSPLCLDRVLLQMYSSGELLWNARLMDPTSGQISRTFYRLADMIRFSRPSVQETLVEDYYILSTLLEEKAHEVIQVLCEKHWTSSCIITMRNFQEICGGMKEAYAILGHLSGAGKAKYLAITNKRDQVEGVKVFLSGKSSIGTTGLDYNLLHLNWTADKLDQQREVIDQRYSRFKNSALASLKSGNKRAALRHAREMKLASQSREKCTLLLNRVEEVLRIIADAESSKQVSEAIRVGTQAIKEYRISVEDVELSLEELDKYIESQNQVNEVLETEDEGIEDELKNLEVEIAETVQTPIAVAESQGTSNTLSNLSDALLKLHLTDNVAEKLVVQSSMVVQSLMEKSKDANLEAA, from the exons ATGAACACGAATGGCAACAACAAAGATGATGGGAAAGGAATAGCTGGAGGAGGAGATGAGGCTTGTTGGATGGGCAACAAGGTGAAGGAATTCTTGAAGAAGGAAGTTCCGGAGTGGGACGACGAAGCGAACGTTAGAGCAAGGTTCAAGGCATTCAGCGGCCAGAGGTGTGATTGGGAGCCCCTCTACCTTTTCTGGCGGGACTTGATTCTCAAGGTTGCTCGACACCTCCGCGTCTTCATCATTCGTCCTTCTCAGCTTAAGATGATCTGGTTCAGCAGAGCAGACGGCTTGTCCCCTTTGTGCCTTGATCGAGTGCTG CTCCAAATGTATAGCTCCGGTGAACTCTTGTGGAATGCCCGACTCATGGACCCGACTAGTGGGCAAATCTCTCGAACTTTTTATAGATTAGCCGATATGATACGTTTTTCTAGACCATCAGTTCAAGAAACCCTTGTTGAAGATTATTACATACTATCAACGTTGTTAGAG GAAAAAGCTCATGAAGTTATCCAAGTTTTGTGTGAAAAACACTGGACATCTTCATGCATTATTACAATGAGGAATTTCCAGGAAATTTGTGGGGGAATGAAGGAAGCATATGCCATACTGGGTCACTTGTCAGGGGCTGGGAAAGCAAAGTACCTTGCCATCACCAACAAGAGAGATCAAGTAGAG GGAGTGAAAGTTTTTCTTTCTGGAAAATCTTCAATAGGGACGACAGGTTTAGATTACAATTTGCTGCATTTAAATTGGACAGCAGATAAGCTTGATCAGCAGCGGGAAGTGATCGATCAGCGCTATAGTAG GTTTAAGAATTCCGCTTTAGCTTCTTTAAAGTCTGGCAACAAAAGAGCTGCTTTAAGGCATGCAAGGGAAATGAAACTGGCATCTCAAAGTAGAGAAAAATGTACACTGCTTCTGAACCGAGTTGAGGAAGTGTTGAGAATTATTGCTGATGCAGAATCCTCAAAACAG GTTTCTGAAGCAATCCGAGTTGGTACGCAAGCTATTAAAGAATATAGGATTAGTGTTGAAGATGTTGAGCTCAGTTTAGAGGAACTTGACAAATATATTGAATCACAAAACCAAGTCAATGAAGTTCTAG AAACCGAGGACGAAGGTATTGAAGATGAGCTAAAAAATCTGGAAGTTGAAATTGCAGAAACAGTCCAGACACCGATTGCAGTAGCTGAATCTCAGGGAACCTCTAATACATTGAGTAATTTGAGTGATGCTCTATTAAAACTTCATCTTACAGACAATGTAGCTGAGAAACTGGTGGTACAATCTTCAATGGTGGTACAATCTTTAATGGAGAAATCAAAAGATGCCAATCTTGAAGCTGCTTAA
- the LOC116014820 gene encoding uncharacterized protein LOC116014820 isoform X1 → MNTNGNNKDDGKGIAGGGDEACWMGNKVKEFLKKEVPEWDDEANVRARFKAFSGQRCDWEPLYLFWRDLILKVARHLRVFIIRPSQLKMIWFSRADGLSPLCLDRVLLQMYSSGELLWNARLMDPTSGQISRTFYRLADMIRFSRPSVQETLVEDYYILSTLLEEKAHEVIQVLCEKHWTSSCIITMRNFQEICGGMKEAYAILGHLSGAGKAKYLAITNKRDQVEGVKVFLSGKSSIGTTGLDYNLLHLNWTADKLDQQREVIDQRYSRFKNSALASLKSGNKRAALRHAREMKLASQSREKCTLLLNRVEEVLRIIADAESSKQVSEAIRVGTQAIKEYRISVEDVELSLEELDKYIESQNQVNEVLACAETEDEGIEDELKNLEVEIAETVQTPIAVAESQGTSNTLSNLSDALLKLHLTDNVAEKLVVQSSMVVQSLMEKSKDANLEAA, encoded by the exons ATGAACACGAATGGCAACAACAAAGATGATGGGAAAGGAATAGCTGGAGGAGGAGATGAGGCTTGTTGGATGGGCAACAAGGTGAAGGAATTCTTGAAGAAGGAAGTTCCGGAGTGGGACGACGAAGCGAACGTTAGAGCAAGGTTCAAGGCATTCAGCGGCCAGAGGTGTGATTGGGAGCCCCTCTACCTTTTCTGGCGGGACTTGATTCTCAAGGTTGCTCGACACCTCCGCGTCTTCATCATTCGTCCTTCTCAGCTTAAGATGATCTGGTTCAGCAGAGCAGACGGCTTGTCCCCTTTGTGCCTTGATCGAGTGCTG CTCCAAATGTATAGCTCCGGTGAACTCTTGTGGAATGCCCGACTCATGGACCCGACTAGTGGGCAAATCTCTCGAACTTTTTATAGATTAGCCGATATGATACGTTTTTCTAGACCATCAGTTCAAGAAACCCTTGTTGAAGATTATTACATACTATCAACGTTGTTAGAG GAAAAAGCTCATGAAGTTATCCAAGTTTTGTGTGAAAAACACTGGACATCTTCATGCATTATTACAATGAGGAATTTCCAGGAAATTTGTGGGGGAATGAAGGAAGCATATGCCATACTGGGTCACTTGTCAGGGGCTGGGAAAGCAAAGTACCTTGCCATCACCAACAAGAGAGATCAAGTAGAG GGAGTGAAAGTTTTTCTTTCTGGAAAATCTTCAATAGGGACGACAGGTTTAGATTACAATTTGCTGCATTTAAATTGGACAGCAGATAAGCTTGATCAGCAGCGGGAAGTGATCGATCAGCGCTATAGTAG GTTTAAGAATTCCGCTTTAGCTTCTTTAAAGTCTGGCAACAAAAGAGCTGCTTTAAGGCATGCAAGGGAAATGAAACTGGCATCTCAAAGTAGAGAAAAATGTACACTGCTTCTGAACCGAGTTGAGGAAGTGTTGAGAATTATTGCTGATGCAGAATCCTCAAAACAG GTTTCTGAAGCAATCCGAGTTGGTACGCAAGCTATTAAAGAATATAGGATTAGTGTTGAAGATGTTGAGCTCAGTTTAGAGGAACTTGACAAATATATTGAATCACAAAACCAAGTCAATGAAGTTCTAG CATGTGCAGAAACCGAGGACGAAGGTATTGAAGATGAGCTAAAAAATCTGGAAGTTGAAATTGCAGAAACAGTCCAGACACCGATTGCAGTAGCTGAATCTCAGGGAACCTCTAATACATTGAGTAATTTGAGTGATGCTCTATTAAAACTTCATCTTACAGACAATGTAGCTGAGAAACTGGTGGTACAATCTTCAATGGTGGTACAATCTTTAATGGAGAAATCAAAAGATGCCAATCTTGAAGCTGCTTAA
- the LOC116017507 gene encoding meiosis-specific protein ASY3 isoform X2, which yields MSGNADRKGYCIDDRNSRDIATNLAKGNQGEPSLHDKSAWISTRSRSIHHVEQPSNLPAIHEICNISAGTKITPGASSVQFLDDQNSKFLSNKAKEKGGNDSAAESAGKFLFAVAQEDMQMKASTGDKTERADIKGSESLRMRLREILETVSSPKKLRSNSEVLDIDAEGSHTERVVAENHILKASLDTIENDSQSHNPMVSRPFTRKRAPSKLQRGKSNKIVAPCAQEKRLEKEIFYFGEGRAKRSFDAATGGSLTKHEILTKRKSSEIEAHEISVDLDADKNQEQNPKCNKVSSVERSTGNTQSHGTSTSVSLELRVDTSEKDLYKSPVVEKTEQLRDNSLKLRENLYHSEDLANSSLKENFDPKCDVQHPTFPTKTPLERHFLGSLQRSKKEELDEHSHTEIIFNPKGIQKFKNLQRLRQENKSNEQDASSDDAAVSEYPPPLKQKSLIGEDNHVKLSQSPSDDRYSESSEDGVHVKGCRKSPSLSPEIGTAEKPNFAFKPGKVVFNEKGSTKFRGSILNQGTPKELEDSGSLLRQSEQSEEDGFDRAVALFGFALQRVKTKMKSMADKRSAEILKSAAEGIHRELQTAEIQILADLRTVTSKSKANQKHLEAILQEQQQQLDAIYVRFKEQVNQHLQDCRITLEHLEEHESELKATVEKQKVSKRKLLLQLEEEVETRLVDAHRSITAVHHLTRDKMHQLKLVVAECLKLS from the exons ATGAGTGGAAATGCAGATCGCAAGGGCTACTGTATTGATGACAGAAACAGCAGAGATATAGCAACTAATCTTGCTAAAGGAAATCAGGGAGAGCCTTCACTGCATGATAAATCTGCTTGGATTTCTACTAGATCCAGATCCATTCATCATGTGGAACAACCTTCAAATTTGCCGGCCATTCATGAAATTTGCAACATATCAGCTGGAACAAAGATAACACCAGGGGCATCTTCAGTTCAATTTTTAGATGATCAGAACTCGAAATTCCTTTCTAACAAAGCCAAGGAGAAGGGAGGGAATGACTCTGCTGCAGAGAGTGCGGGCAAGTTTTTGTTTGCAGTGGCACAGGAAGACATGCAAATGAAAGCATCTACTGGGGATAAAACTGAGAGAGCAGATATAAAGGGCAGTGAGTCTTTGAGAATGCGGCTACGGGAGATCTTAGAAACTGTGTCTTCACCTAAGAAGCTCCGGTCAAATTCTGAAGTTCTTGATATTGATGCAGAAGGTTCTCATACAGAAAGAGTAGTTGCTGAAAATCATATTCTCAAGGCTAGTTTGGATACAATAGAAAATGATTCACAAAGTCATAATCCTATGGTTAGCAGGCCATTTACTCGTAAGAGAGCCCCATCTAAATTGCAAAGGGGGAAGTCTAATAAAATAGTGGCCCCTTGTGCTCAGGAGAAAAGATTAGAAAAGGAAATCTTCTATTTTGGAGAAGGACGGGCTAAGAGATCATTTGATGCTGCCACTGGTGGTTCTTTAACGAAACATGAAATCTTAACGAAGAGAAAAAGTTCAGAGATAGAAGCCCATGAAATCTCAGTTGATCTGGATGCTGACAAAAATCAAGAGCAGAATCCCAAATGCAACAAAGTTTCATCTGTGGAGAGATCTACTGGTAATACCCAATCCCATGGGACGTCAACGAGTGTTTCTTTGGAGCTGAGAGTTGATACTTCAGAAAAAGATTTATACAAGTCACCAGTTGTAGAAAAAACTGAGCAGCTAAGAGACAATAGTCTGAAATTGCGAGAAAATCTCTATCATTCAGAAGACTTAGCAAACTCATCCTTAAAGGAGAACTTTGACCCAAAATGTGATGTCCAACATCCCACTTTTCCAACGAAAACACCTTTAGAAAGACATTTCCTTGGATCTCTACAAAGAAGTAAAAAGGAGGAATTGGATGAACATAGCCATACAGAGATAATTTTTAACCCAAAGGGCATTCAAAAGTTTAAGAATTTGCAGAGGTTGAGACAAGAAAACAAGTCAAATGAACAGGATGCCTCATCT GATGATGCAGCTGTATCGGAATATCCCCCTCCTTTGAAACAAAAATCTCTTATTGGAGAAGACAATCATGTGAAGCTTTCTCAGTCACCATCTGATGATAGGTATTCTGAGAGCTCAGAAGATGGGGTTCATGTTAAAG GTTGCAGGAAATCACCCTCATTATCTCCTGAAATTGGTACTGCAGAGAAACCAAATTTTGCATTTAAACCAGGCAAAGTTGTGTTCAATGAAAAAGGTAGCACTAAATTTCGTGGGTCAATTCTCAACCAAGGCACTCCAAAAG AACTTGAAGATAGTGGGTCTCTTTTGAGACAGTCAGAACAGAGTGAAGAAGATGGGTTTGATAG AGCTGTTGCTTTATTTGGTTTTGCATTACAAAGAGTTAAAACCAAAATGAAGTCTATGGCTGACAAAAGATCTGCTGAAATTCTAAAGTCTGCCGCTGAGGGAATACACAGGGAATTGCAGACTGCAGAAATTCAGATTCTAGCTGATCT aaGGACAGTGACCAGCAAGAGTAAAGCTAATCAAAAGCATCTAGAAGCGATATTGCAAG AGCAACAACAGCAGTTGGATGCCATCTATGTAAGATTCAAAGAACAGGTCAATCAACATCTCCAGGATTGCAGAATCACACTCGAACATCTAGAAGAACATGAGAGTGAGCTTAAAGCAACAGTGGAAAAGCAAA AAGTATCAAAGAGAAAATTACTCTTGCAACTGGAAGAAGAAGTTGAGACTCGGCTTGTTGATGCCCACAGAAGTATTACTGCTGTCCACCAT TTGACCAGGGACAAGATGCATCAACTGAAACTTGTAGTAGCTGAATGTTTGAAACTCAGTTGA
- the LOC116017507 gene encoding meiosis-specific protein ASY3 isoform X1: MDNDGGRKLQDDCKCQSFGNNHHPCSQPRKISIGVVVDSVAKCKSMSGNADRKGYCIDDRNSRDIATNLAKGNQGEPSLHDKSAWISTRSRSIHHVEQPSNLPAIHEICNISAGTKITPGASSVQFLDDQNSKFLSNKAKEKGGNDSAAESAGKFLFAVAQEDMQMKASTGDKTERADIKGSESLRMRLREILETVSSPKKLRSNSEVLDIDAEGSHTERVVAENHILKASLDTIENDSQSHNPMVSRPFTRKRAPSKLQRGKSNKIVAPCAQEKRLEKEIFYFGEGRAKRSFDAATGGSLTKHEILTKRKSSEIEAHEISVDLDADKNQEQNPKCNKVSSVERSTGNTQSHGTSTSVSLELRVDTSEKDLYKSPVVEKTEQLRDNSLKLRENLYHSEDLANSSLKENFDPKCDVQHPTFPTKTPLERHFLGSLQRSKKEELDEHSHTEIIFNPKGIQKFKNLQRLRQENKSNEQDASSDDAAVSEYPPPLKQKSLIGEDNHVKLSQSPSDDRYSESSEDGVHVKGCRKSPSLSPEIGTAEKPNFAFKPGKVVFNEKGSTKFRGSILNQGTPKELEDSGSLLRQSEQSEEDGFDRAVALFGFALQRVKTKMKSMADKRSAEILKSAAEGIHRELQTAEIQILADLRTVTSKSKANQKHLEAILQEQQQQLDAIYVRFKEQVNQHLQDCRITLEHLEEHESELKATVEKQKVSKRKLLLQLEEEVETRLVDAHRSITAVHHLTRDKMHQLKLVVAECLKLS, encoded by the exons ATGGATAATGATGGTGGTCGAAAATTGCAAGAT GACTGCAAGTGCCAGAGCTTTGGCAATAATCACCATCCATGCAGTCAACCTAGGAAGATATCCATAGGAGTTGTGGTAGATTCTGTTGCAAAATGCAAAAGCATGAGTGGAAATGCAGATCGCAAGGGCTACTGTATTGATGACAGAAACAGCAGAGATATAGCAACTAATCTTGCTAAAGGAAATCAGGGAGAGCCTTCACTGCATGATAAATCTGCTTGGATTTCTACTAGATCCAGATCCATTCATCATGTGGAACAACCTTCAAATTTGCCGGCCATTCATGAAATTTGCAACATATCAGCTGGAACAAAGATAACACCAGGGGCATCTTCAGTTCAATTTTTAGATGATCAGAACTCGAAATTCCTTTCTAACAAAGCCAAGGAGAAGGGAGGGAATGACTCTGCTGCAGAGAGTGCGGGCAAGTTTTTGTTTGCAGTGGCACAGGAAGACATGCAAATGAAAGCATCTACTGGGGATAAAACTGAGAGAGCAGATATAAAGGGCAGTGAGTCTTTGAGAATGCGGCTACGGGAGATCTTAGAAACTGTGTCTTCACCTAAGAAGCTCCGGTCAAATTCTGAAGTTCTTGATATTGATGCAGAAGGTTCTCATACAGAAAGAGTAGTTGCTGAAAATCATATTCTCAAGGCTAGTTTGGATACAATAGAAAATGATTCACAAAGTCATAATCCTATGGTTAGCAGGCCATTTACTCGTAAGAGAGCCCCATCTAAATTGCAAAGGGGGAAGTCTAATAAAATAGTGGCCCCTTGTGCTCAGGAGAAAAGATTAGAAAAGGAAATCTTCTATTTTGGAGAAGGACGGGCTAAGAGATCATTTGATGCTGCCACTGGTGGTTCTTTAACGAAACATGAAATCTTAACGAAGAGAAAAAGTTCAGAGATAGAAGCCCATGAAATCTCAGTTGATCTGGATGCTGACAAAAATCAAGAGCAGAATCCCAAATGCAACAAAGTTTCATCTGTGGAGAGATCTACTGGTAATACCCAATCCCATGGGACGTCAACGAGTGTTTCTTTGGAGCTGAGAGTTGATACTTCAGAAAAAGATTTATACAAGTCACCAGTTGTAGAAAAAACTGAGCAGCTAAGAGACAATAGTCTGAAATTGCGAGAAAATCTCTATCATTCAGAAGACTTAGCAAACTCATCCTTAAAGGAGAACTTTGACCCAAAATGTGATGTCCAACATCCCACTTTTCCAACGAAAACACCTTTAGAAAGACATTTCCTTGGATCTCTACAAAGAAGTAAAAAGGAGGAATTGGATGAACATAGCCATACAGAGATAATTTTTAACCCAAAGGGCATTCAAAAGTTTAAGAATTTGCAGAGGTTGAGACAAGAAAACAAGTCAAATGAACAGGATGCCTCATCT GATGATGCAGCTGTATCGGAATATCCCCCTCCTTTGAAACAAAAATCTCTTATTGGAGAAGACAATCATGTGAAGCTTTCTCAGTCACCATCTGATGATAGGTATTCTGAGAGCTCAGAAGATGGGGTTCATGTTAAAG GTTGCAGGAAATCACCCTCATTATCTCCTGAAATTGGTACTGCAGAGAAACCAAATTTTGCATTTAAACCAGGCAAAGTTGTGTTCAATGAAAAAGGTAGCACTAAATTTCGTGGGTCAATTCTCAACCAAGGCACTCCAAAAG AACTTGAAGATAGTGGGTCTCTTTTGAGACAGTCAGAACAGAGTGAAGAAGATGGGTTTGATAG AGCTGTTGCTTTATTTGGTTTTGCATTACAAAGAGTTAAAACCAAAATGAAGTCTATGGCTGACAAAAGATCTGCTGAAATTCTAAAGTCTGCCGCTGAGGGAATACACAGGGAATTGCAGACTGCAGAAATTCAGATTCTAGCTGATCT aaGGACAGTGACCAGCAAGAGTAAAGCTAATCAAAAGCATCTAGAAGCGATATTGCAAG AGCAACAACAGCAGTTGGATGCCATCTATGTAAGATTCAAAGAACAGGTCAATCAACATCTCCAGGATTGCAGAATCACACTCGAACATCTAGAAGAACATGAGAGTGAGCTTAAAGCAACAGTGGAAAAGCAAA AAGTATCAAAGAGAAAATTACTCTTGCAACTGGAAGAAGAAGTTGAGACTCGGCTTGTTGATGCCCACAGAAGTATTACTGCTGTCCACCAT TTGACCAGGGACAAGATGCATCAACTGAAACTTGTAGTAGCTGAATGTTTGAAACTCAGTTGA